One part of the Littorina saxatilis isolate snail1 unplaced genomic scaffold, US_GU_Lsax_2.0 SUPER_16_unloc_1, whole genome shotgun sequence genome encodes these proteins:
- the LOC138954181 gene encoding uncharacterized protein codes for MAQQGASGGRAAGVSQGSAPAHPDRTFWRDRVNEWYPRWRERTYFVPPVIMYRTDHDTVQVAGVDVRVPRPPVSNLPRGAAPALQESEVLDDQTQQRVLHCLRKLSEVQHEVMFVLSNLRFEHYLSEPCFAAAAKTLPRPVDLKKQNQDRGDFDILIIHRKYGILACEIKAVGAKFSSLSLTEQQQLDLIEQKVKQAIKQLDKSGDVLSHLVSDMPSPPPIQKTLILPNVSTTQLRQVLDNSPQLLQDLCQCLGVQGNTDPVPLCVTSDQLSDMVNPHDVTDSITRQLGQWWQARMSGVGAVSLSDDIYLELLARFSGPATTVQVFCSVRPRLAMDLVRTEGEAAAETGTRFSHIMLTPQQVAVQHSNQPLIFLSGPPGVGKSVMIILKGLDLLRQGLHVDVVSSGKYSLAASHLAVYQLQQTAGPAAAGRIHLHHFDLWKGVEQQAVDEAVRTLVEAANKRGGQGLYVIADEARSGRCVLVEIILFTSYIHEN; via the exons GGTGGCCGGGCAGCAGGTGTCAGTCAAGGGTCAGCTCCAGCCCACCCTGACAGGACTTTCTGGCGAGACAGGGTCAACGAGTGGTACCCCAGGTGGCGGGAGAGGACCTACTTTGTCCCTCCGGTCATCATGTACCGGACAGACCACGACACTGTTCAGGTGGCCGGAGTAGATGTCCGAGTTCCTAGACCTCCAGTGTCCAACCTGCCCCGCGGTGCTGCGCCAGCCCTGCAGGAGAGTGAGGTCTTGGACGATCAAACTCAGCAGAGAGTCTTGCATTGTCTCCGCAAGTTGTCTGAGGTGCAGCACGAGGTCATGTTTGTTCTCTCCAATCTCCGCTTTGAACACTACCTCAGTGAACCCTGCTTTGCGGCAGCTGCCAAAACACTTCCCAGACCCGTCGACCTGAAGAAACAAAACCAAGACAGGGGAGACTTTGACATTCTCATCATACACAGAAAGTACGGAATCCTGGCCTGTGAAATTAAAGCTGTCGGTGCTAAGttttcctctctgtctctgacagaGCAGCAGCAGCTGGACCTGATAGAACAGAAAGTGAAGCAGGCGATCAAGCAGCTAGATAAATCAGGTGACGTGTTAAGTCATCTCGTGTCTGACATGCCAAGCCCGCCACCAATACAGAAGACGCTGATACTTCCCAACGTCTCCACGACTCAACTCAGGCAGGTCCTTGACAACTCTCCCCAGCTGTTACAG GATCTATGTCAATGCCTTGGAGTACAAGGGAACACAGATCCTGTTCCACTGTGTGTGACGTCAGACCAACTGTCGGACATGGTGAACCCTCATGACGTCACTGACAGCATCACTAGACAACTAGGCCAATGGTGGCAAGCCCGGATGTCAGGGGTGGGAGCCGTTTCTTTGTCTGATGACATCTACCTGGAGCTGTTGGCACG GTTCAGCGGCCCGGCAACCACGGTACAAGTATTCTGCAGTGTGAGGCCACGCCTTGCTATGGACCTCGTGAGAACTGAGGGGGAGGCGGCGGCTGAGACGGGGACCCGTTTCTCGCACATCATGCTGACCCCTCAACAAGTGGCCGTACAACACAGCAATCAACCGCTGATTTTCCTTTCGGGGCCTCCTGGAGTTGGAAAATCGGTTATGATTATTCTGAAAGGCTTGGATTTGCTGCGTCAGGGCCTGCATGTAGATGTCGTCAGTAGTGGGAAATACAGCCTGGCAGCTTCACACCTCGCTGTCTACCAACTACAACAGACAGCAGGACCAGCAGCTGCAGGGCGGATACATCTACATCACTTTGATCTGTGGAAGGGAGTCGAACAGCAGGCAGTTGATGAAGCAGTGAGGACACTGGTGGAGGCGGCCAACAAGCGAGGAGGTCAGGGACTCTACGTCATCGCTGACGAAGCGCGTTCTGGCAGGTGTGTACTTGTTGAAATAATCTTATTCACAAGTTACATCCATGAGAACTAG